Below is a genomic region from Melanotaenia boesemani isolate fMelBoe1 chromosome 19, fMelBoe1.pri, whole genome shotgun sequence.
GTTTGCTTCACTATTCTGAAGTTGTCTAAAGATCTTGTTAAAATGAACCGGCAGTGTCCGGTAGCATGACAGGATCACACGATCAGAAAATATTGTTCTAACTATGATTTAAAGAAGTTGAAAACGCTAAATGTGATTCTTCGCTTTTCTGGCCATTGTTGGGAAAAATGCTGAAttatagattattattattattattattattgtcaccACTTGTAGTATTGGACCTCTGTCCTATAAGTAAACTAAGTTAGATGTTAAACATGACGCCGGACTGTCAGACAGTCTGATACTTTGCCACAACTAAAATCATTACTCTGCAGCTGTTGTAATTACccgtgttgtttattttgtttcatttattttgttcgcttattttttaattttttgtttgtttgattgattgttgtttttttttgttgttgttgttttagttttttaggttttgttgattttttttatttttttttatttttttcaggaaaacgtaattaaaaatgaaaattgtaAATTCCAATTTTGGGCTCTGGTGCTTATTCGCCAatgatattttctttgttattaGGCCTTGACTTACTCACGTTTCACATAAAAACAGGCTTTGCAAATGATTGGTAACGTGTCACCGGtttaaatagaatttaaagGCATTATTTCTCGTTTTCAGAGTTGTTCCTGCAACTTTTGGTCTTTCACAGAGGCATTCTAGATAGTTAAAATGAGACGTACTTTAGGCCTTAAATATTCaccaaaaagcagatttttcttGTAATCATGAAACGGTGCtctcaatatttaaaaaaggttaaatgtAAAGTAGATTTCCCTCCGATCCACACGATGAACACACTTTTTGCTATTTGAATGTGCATccctttaaatatatatttaattaaattctgtTGACTTTATGCTTTAATACCTTcaatatactttttattttcacaaaaaatttGATCttcaacagaaaaagaaaaatctattgACACCAGGATATCCCCATAAAAACCTACAGCCAACTTTCTTGTTGGAAATGATTAATTTGCgtctttttaaacaaagttgttGTGTAATTGTTGCCAAAGTTGGTTTAAAATGTACCTCTGTGTTGTAGGACTTGCTCTTGTTACCACTCTTAAGTTGTAAAAAATTTTTCTCATAttaattttacttaaatgcaacatataaaatttaatttgtggTTAAAATGCGTGTAACGTGGAGATTTTGGATTAgattttactttaacttttacaCTGATTTTAGAAGAGTGTGCCTTTCTTATCTTCTTTCTTGTTGCCATAAGCTACTGAAAACACTGTggcttaaattaaataaagtgctgttattatcattattattattattattattattattattattattattattattattattattattattattatattttattagattaatttaatgttccttgtttaatggttttaaaaatgcagaggaaataagataaaaatattgaaataatttaGCTTCTTGTCAACCAAATATCTTTCTTTATgaataagtaaattaaattcatATTTCAGTAACCTATGGTGacaattaatgtttttgtagtttaggttttttaaacaataaaaataaaatctaaacagaTGAATAAGCCTTTTGATTTTGTAGTGAAATTGTGATGTTCAAGTTTTTTccagattagattttttttcatctcaaaaaacagagaaagaaagaatatgttttttattgaaTGTTTAATGTCAAGCATTTAAAGAATAATACTACACAAAATAATAGacttttttctctgcttttcgTTTCCTGTCTCtacttgtctgttttttttttttgtttgtttgttttgttttgtttttctttttttgtatgtttgtttgtttgtttgtttttttataattaaattgtATATCACATAATGCCTTGCCACAGTTATCCAATAATACCtatgtaaattattttactcTCTTTGGTTAGAAAGGGGGTGTTTGTGACCTCAAACATAATagatttttacattaataatcgtggaatttttttctgcttcctttcTAACAGGTTGTTCCACAACCAGCTTCGCTTTCAGTATGGACAAGACTCATCTTTCAAGCCCTAATGACATAATAATGACAAGCTCAACAGGCTCCTATCAACAGGAGCCACTCACTCCGCCCAGACCCACCCATCTTcactcctcatcttcctccttatcctccccctccccctcttcttcttcttcacctcTCAAACCTAACCAGGTTGGCCAGGTCATCCTATACGGCGTTCCTATTGTATCACTAGTTATTGATAACAATGAGAGACTTTGTCTGGCACAAATTTCCAACACACTCCTGAAGAACTACAGTTATAATGAGATTCATAACCGGCGTGTGGCGCTGGGCATCACCTGTGTCCAGTGCACTCCTGTTCAGTTGGAGATCCTCCGCAGGGCCGGTGCCATGCCCATCTCATCACGCCGCTGCGGCATGATCACCAAGCGTGAAGCTGAGCGCCTGTGCAAATCCTTCTTGGGAGAAAACGCACCGCCAAAACTGCCCGACAATTTCGCCTTTGACGTAACACATGAATGCGCCTGGGGTTGTCGTGGTAACTTCATACCGGCACGTTACAACAGCTCCAGGGCCAAGTGCATCAAGTGCTCCTTGTGCAACATGTACTTTTCACCAAATAAGTTTATTTTCCATTCCCACCGCACACCAGACGCCAAGTACACCCAGCCTGATGCTGCCAACTTCAACTCCTGGCGACGACACCTCAAACTTTCTGACAAACATCCACCCGATGAGTTAGTCTACGCATGGGAAGATGTCAAAGCTATGTTCAATGGAGGCAGTCGAAAGAGAGCGCTACCTTCTTCAGCCCAGTGCTCTTCCATGGGTTCATTGAAAGCTCTCCCAGGTTCAGTGGTCCCACACATGATGGGGCCTGACTTGGGTGCTCAGAAAAGATCCCGCTTCGAAGATGAGGATGATTTGGATGGGGGCAGTCTATCTCCCCGCAAGACACCACGCAGCTACCCTGTCATCCCTGTCCCAAGCAAAGGGTTCGGCATGTTGCAGAAGTTCCCTCCTACGTCATTGTTCCCTACCCCTTATCCCTTTCCAGCATTTGGTCTCTGCCAGCAGAAAAAAGAGGACAGTGATGTTTCAGCTGGGCAGAAAGGTGCAGGGTTGTCAGGTCTGTTGTGGCCTGGCCGTAAAGACACTTTTTATCCTCCCTTCTGCATGTTTTGGCCACCAAGAGCAGCAGGAGGAATTCCTGTCCCAACCTACCTCCAGCCACAGCCCAGCACCCTCTCCTCACTGACAGACAACCCATCTCTCAGGCAGGCCTTTCTAGATCTCTCCGACCACAGTGAATCTGGAGCTGTAAACGGCAACGGAAATAGTGTCAGTGCATCTATGGCCCCCAGCAGTGCGACCACCACACCCAGATCTGGTCTGTTTGACCAAGAGTGCGCAACAGTTACCCCTGAACTTCGACCTTTGACATCAGAGGGATGGCTCAAACTGTTAGACAACCCAACCCTCCAAACAAGAAAGCCGAGCTACGGCTCTGCCTTCCGTCCAGTCATTAAAGATGCTGACAGCATTGCTAAGCTCCACGGCAATAGTGGAGCAACAGATGAGGACTTTGGGGTTGTGGTCACAGAGTCAGACCGACACCAGCGACTTTCGCCCACCAGCAGCTGCACTTATGGAAGTGAAAGTGGAGGCGATGGAGAAGCAGAGGGAGCAGAGAGCGAGGAGGAGGGAGAAGTGGATGTAGAGTCatcaaagcaggaggatgatgaagaggggAGTTTCACCAGCAGGCCACCACAGACTCAAACCAGCCTGTACCTCCCTGCTCCAAGTGACAGCGCTGGAGAGGAAAGGGGGCAGGATAGAGGGAGTGGTGCAATGTATCCCAGCACCTCCCCTCGATCCTCCTCAAATCCCATCCTGCAGGAGTCCCCGAGTCTACCGGCCTCTCCTCATGCCAGCTTGCCTCTCTCCAGCTCTACTCCGCCTCACAGAGAAGACACAGcttacaaaaatgtaaatatcccCACAGGCCACTTTagctaattattatttaaatggtGCTGCAGTCAGGCAGTGCTGTGATCTGCATAAGCAGATTGATGGGCTGGTTTCTCCCTGTAGAAATAGAAACAGTCACCCCACTCTGATCTCTGCTAATAGGCCCAGAAGTGGAGTGTTTAATGACCACaatgtgtttgttctctctctGTCACCCAAGCCTGTTAGGGCTACTCTAATCTTTAACCTTTTGACCCCAGCATTAACCAGACCTGTGAGAGGTAGAGGGAGCAACAGAAGGAGAGTTAGGAGGACCATTTTAAACTAATGAAATTATCTGTTGAATTATGTACTCCAAATATTGCATATCTCTCtgattttaggaaaaaaatataaattcccAACACATAGACTCCTGTTTAATTATAACTTGTTTATAAGATAACTAATTACTATTCAAGCAGAAACCTTAAAGGCCTTAAGTTAGGAAAAGCCATGCTGTTCTAAACCATATCACATCTGCTTTGTAGTACATTTTATGCTGTACAATACACTTTTTAACATGGAAATGAAATACTCACCTTGAATTTGTGTTTCCCAGattcagaaaaacagagatGAAGGACTTCCTGCATATGCAACCAAAGAGAATTCCAGCATTTCTGGTGAGCTCACACATTTTAATCTTCTTTGGTTTTTCATATCTAATGCactatttaaaaagtaaaataattagcAGAGTATTTTCAAGTGACTGGCATTACAAATGCAATCAAATAACAATATTGAAACTGTGTAATAACTGTTTGCATGAAGCTaaagaataaacatttactcAGTTGGCATGCTCTGCTTGTTTTGCTATTTGAATGGATTGTTTGACACATAATACACCCGCAGTTGTTTTATgatgtctttaaatgtttgcagAGATTTTTTTGCATCGTTTTCATCAAATAACAACATACACTATTTCAGCAAACTGTTACACACTATCTGTTTCATCAAATGTCTGAGCCAGTTGTATTATAGcatctttgtttcatttattgtcTGAGTGAGTGTTTTTATAGTGTCCCAGTGTCCCTGCAAGGCTTGCATTCCTGTGACGTTTCATTTGCTCCTCTCATCTCCCAATCTGACCCTTTTGCTGAGGAAAATatcttctgtgtgtttttttgccGTGTGTTGGCAAACAGACACATACAGACGATACTCACAAATGCAGACACACAAAGACGACACACATCATGCATACGCTTAATTATCTCCGAGTATCTGGATAACCAGTTCAGCCAATGGCCCTTACTGaatctcttttcctctctctctgtctttttgtCTATTTTCTGCCAGATGAAAACAAAGAGCAGGGTAGCTTCTTTGTGGCCGAGAGTGAGACATCAGCACCAGACTATTGGAGAGAGAGCTCAGGTACAAATACTTATTCAAAAGCATTTAAAGATCGAAAACGGCAAATGAAAAGAAGATTAACTGTTGTTGAAAGTAGGATAATTGGGACTGTcatgtttaatttcatttcagcaTTTGGTTTTATTCTAATTTCACTCTCACATTTTAGCATAAATCTCCAATCATTactaaacagcagaaaaaaacataatatttcaagaggaaataaaagaacTCATAAAGCTTATTGTGCTGATTAAAACTCTCACATGTTAAAACTATGACTTGATGTGTAAAATTACTatggcatttttttcttattatataAATGGCACTCAGGATGCTCAACACAGTAAGAGAAAGCTTCTGATTCCTCAGACTCATagcccaccatcaccatcaaaTGGGGAGTTAAGGGAttcatataaatacacacaaatatgAAACGACAGTGAAAAGCTGCTTCTCTTACGGATGCTGGCTTTAGCAGCATTGTCACCAGGACTGTTACTCTAAGGGGAGCCGTTATAGTTCAACAAGAAAACATCAGCTCAGAGATAAGCAGCGCGGCGGCAATCTCCATTCTAGAGCCATATCTCCGCCAACATAAttgcctttttttccctttttcagcTCAAAAACACCCTCTCCCGTTTGAAAAAGATCACAGCTTATTGCCTTTTTATATCTGTCAGGAAGacattaaaagtgctttatgaCATCTGTGCCAACATTTATATCTACCCCCCCCCATTCCCTCAGTCcctacacacacagacaccgtAATGATCCCTGCACATAATGTATAATGTATTT
It encodes:
- the skor2 gene encoding SKI family transcriptional corepressor 2 yields the protein MRGQRGMSHISQVFSKGCSTTSFAFSMDKTHLSSPNDIIMTSSTGSYQQEPLTPPRPTHLHSSSSSLSSPSPSSSSSPLKPNQVGQVILYGVPIVSLVIDNNERLCLAQISNTLLKNYSYNEIHNRRVALGITCVQCTPVQLEILRRAGAMPISSRRCGMITKREAERLCKSFLGENAPPKLPDNFAFDVTHECAWGCRGNFIPARYNSSRAKCIKCSLCNMYFSPNKFIFHSHRTPDAKYTQPDAANFNSWRRHLKLSDKHPPDELVYAWEDVKAMFNGGSRKRALPSSAQCSSMGSLKALPGSVVPHMMGPDLGAQKRSRFEDEDDLDGGSLSPRKTPRSYPVIPVPSKGFGMLQKFPPTSLFPTPYPFPAFGLCQQKKEDSDVSAGQKGAGLSGLLWPGRKDTFYPPFCMFWPPRAAGGIPVPTYLQPQPSTLSSLTDNPSLRQAFLDLSDHSESGAVNGNGNSVSASMAPSSATTTPRSGLFDQECATVTPELRPLTSEGWLKLLDNPTLQTRKPSYGSAFRPVIKDADSIAKLHGNSGATDEDFGVVVTESDRHQRLSPTSSCTYGSESGGDGEAEGAESEEEGEVDVESSKQEDDEEGSFTSRPPQTQTSLYLPAPSDSAGEERGQDRGSGAMYPSTSPRSSSNPILQESPSLPASPHASLPLSSSTPPHREDTAYKNIQKNRDEGLPAYATKENSSISDENKEQGSFFVAESETSAPDYWRESSGDQSRGAASPVSLKKDVENMEKEELQKVLLEQIDFRRRLEQEFHALKGTSPFPVFHNFQDQMKRELAYREEMVQQLQMIPYANIIRKEKISSHLSK